A single Loxodonta africana isolate mLoxAfr1 chromosome 24, mLoxAfr1.hap2, whole genome shotgun sequence DNA region contains:
- the PCED1A gene encoding PC-esterase domain-containing protein 1A isoform X2, giving the protein MVFCLENEEPRCPLPSAMVHLQASEVQQLLHNKFVVILGDSIQRAVYKDLVLLLQKDSLLTAAQLKAKGELSFEQDQLVAGGQLGELHNGTQYREVRQFCSGSGHHLVRFYFLTRVYSEYLEDVLEELTYGPTPDLVIINSCLWDLSRYGRCSMESYRENLERVFVRMDQVLPDSCLLVWNMAMPLGERVTGGFLLPELQPLAGSLRRDVVEGNFYSATLAGDHCFDVLDLHFHFRHAVRHRHRDGVHWDQHAHRHLSHLLLTHVADAWGVELPKRDHHPGQPFPPHEFFSYNPVEDFSTPTHLGCGPGVNFVPGPLPPPVPSPVPYGQHRGPVVHRGMPRCIPNGPYPMPRMGGPCRQRLRHSDRLIHTHKPDGRPPAHSGTWLG; this is encoded by the exons ATGGTCTTCTGTCTGGAGAACGAGGAGCCTCGCTGCCCGCTGCCAAGCGCCATGGTCCATCTCCAGGCCTCGGAAGTCCAGCAGCTGCTACACAACAAGTTCGTCGTCATCTTGGGGGACTCCA tccagcGGGCTGTGTATAAGGACCTGGTGCTGCTGCTCCAGAAAGACTCATTGCTCACGGCAGCCCAGCTGAAAGCCAAG GGAGAGCTCAGCTTTGAACAGGACCAGCTGGTGGCTGGGGGCCAGCTGGGCGAACTGCACAACGGAACACAGTACCGAGAGGTCCGCCAGTTCTGCTCTGGTTCCGGCCACCACCTTGTGCGCTTCTACTTCCTCACCCGCGTTTACTCCGAGTACCTAGAGGATGTCCTGGAGGAGCTGACATATGGGCCTACCCCGGACCTGGTGATCATCAACTCCTGCCTCTGGGATCTCTCCAG GTATGGTCGCTGCTCCATGGAGAGCTACCGGGAGAACCTGGAGCGGGTATTCGTGCGCATGGACCAGGTGTTGCCAGACTCCTGCCTGCTGGTTTGGAATATGGCAATGCCTCTGGGGGAGCGTGTCACTGGGGGCTTCCTCCTGCCAGAG CTCCAGCCTCTGGCGGGCTCTCTGCGGCGAGATGTAGTTGAAGGGAACTTCTATAGTGCCACACTGGCCGGGGACCACTGTTTCGACGTCCTGGACCTCCACTTTCATTTCCGGCATGCAGTACGGCACCGTCACCGGGACGGCGTCCACTGGGACCAGCATGCCCACCGCCACCTCTCACACCTGCTTTTGACCCACGTGGCTGACGCCTGGGGCGTGGAGCTGCCCAAGCGGGACCATCACCCTG GCCAGCCCTTCCCACCCCATGAATTCTTCAGTTATAATCCAGTGGAGGACTTCTCGACGCCAACCCACTTAG GATGTGGCCCTGGAGTGAACTTtgtgcctggtcctctgccacctCCAGTCCCCAGCCCTGTCCCCTATGGTCAGCACCGGGGCCCAGTGGTGCACCGGGGGATGCCACGCTGTATTCCCAATGGCCCCTACCCTATGCCAAGAATGGGGGGGCCTTGCAGGCAGCGGCTCAGACACTCAGACAGACTGATCCACACACACAAACCGGATGGACGGCCTCCTGCCCATTCAGGGACATGGCTTGGGTAG
- the PCED1A gene encoding PC-esterase domain-containing protein 1A isoform X1, translating to MVFCLENEEPRCPLPSAMVHLQASEVQQLLHNKFVVILGDSIQRAVYKDLVLLLQKDSLLTAAQLKAKGELSFEQDQLVAGGQLGELHNGTQYREVRQFCSGSGHHLVRFYFLTRVYSEYLEDVLEELTYGPTPDLVIINSCLWDLSRYGRCSMESYRENLERVFVRMDQVLPDSCLLVWNMAMPLGERVTGGFLLPELQPLAGSLRRDVVEGNFYSATLAGDHCFDVLDLHFHFRHAVRHRHRDGVHWDQHAHRHLSHLLLTHVADAWGVELPKRDHHPDPWIEDRPEMDHPFQGIHRQPPDVGEQLRPPLPSPLPPPMPFPYPLPQPSPPPLFPPLPQDTPFFPGQPFPPHEFFSYNPVEDFSTPTHLGCGPGVNFVPGPLPPPVPSPVPYGQHRGPVVHRGMPRCIPNGPYPMPRMGGPCRQRLRHSDRLIHTHKPDGRPPAHSGTWLG from the exons ATGGTCTTCTGTCTGGAGAACGAGGAGCCTCGCTGCCCGCTGCCAAGCGCCATGGTCCATCTCCAGGCCTCGGAAGTCCAGCAGCTGCTACACAACAAGTTCGTCGTCATCTTGGGGGACTCCA tccagcGGGCTGTGTATAAGGACCTGGTGCTGCTGCTCCAGAAAGACTCATTGCTCACGGCAGCCCAGCTGAAAGCCAAG GGAGAGCTCAGCTTTGAACAGGACCAGCTGGTGGCTGGGGGCCAGCTGGGCGAACTGCACAACGGAACACAGTACCGAGAGGTCCGCCAGTTCTGCTCTGGTTCCGGCCACCACCTTGTGCGCTTCTACTTCCTCACCCGCGTTTACTCCGAGTACCTAGAGGATGTCCTGGAGGAGCTGACATATGGGCCTACCCCGGACCTGGTGATCATCAACTCCTGCCTCTGGGATCTCTCCAG GTATGGTCGCTGCTCCATGGAGAGCTACCGGGAGAACCTGGAGCGGGTATTCGTGCGCATGGACCAGGTGTTGCCAGACTCCTGCCTGCTGGTTTGGAATATGGCAATGCCTCTGGGGGAGCGTGTCACTGGGGGCTTCCTCCTGCCAGAG CTCCAGCCTCTGGCGGGCTCTCTGCGGCGAGATGTAGTTGAAGGGAACTTCTATAGTGCCACACTGGCCGGGGACCACTGTTTCGACGTCCTGGACCTCCACTTTCATTTCCGGCATGCAGTACGGCACCGTCACCGGGACGGCGTCCACTGGGACCAGCATGCCCACCGCCACCTCTCACACCTGCTTTTGACCCACGTGGCTGACGCCTGGGGCGTGGAGCTGCCCAAGCGGGACCATCACCCTG ACCCGTGGATTGAGGACAGGCCAGAGATGGACCATCCGTTCCAGGGAATCCACAGGCAGCCCCCAGACGTCGGGGAGCAGCTACGCCCACCCCTGCCCTCTCCCTTGCCTCCTCCCATGCCCTTTCCCTACCCCCTTCCTCAGCCTTCACCGCCTCCCTTGTTCCCACCACTGCCCCAGGATACCCCTTTTTTCCCAGGCCAGCCCTTCCCACCCCATGAATTCTTCAGTTATAATCCAGTGGAGGACTTCTCGACGCCAACCCACTTAG GATGTGGCCCTGGAGTGAACTTtgtgcctggtcctctgccacctCCAGTCCCCAGCCCTGTCCCCTATGGTCAGCACCGGGGCCCAGTGGTGCACCGGGGGATGCCACGCTGTATTCCCAATGGCCCCTACCCTATGCCAAGAATGGGGGGGCCTTGCAGGCAGCGGCTCAGACACTCAGACAGACTGATCCACACACACAAACCGGATGGACGGCCTCCTGCCCATTCAGGGACATGGCTTGGGTAG
- the TMEM239 gene encoding transmembrane protein 239 produces the protein MMQQPRVDTDAIGAGEGLQPVAPWSAWVSRQGWARWWACHVPRSWAQWWATSSWRQPLQRVLWGLEGMLYLLLALMLCHALFTTGSHLLSSLWPVVAAAWRHLLPAILLLVLSALPAMLFTASFLLLFSTLLSLVGLLASMSHTGHTQDLDQ, from the coding sequence ATGATGCAGCAGCCGCGAGTGGACACAGATGCCATCGGGGCCGGTGAGGGGCTGCAGCCTGTGGCGCCCTGGTCGGCCTGGGTCTCGCGGCAGGGTTGGGCGCGCTGGTGGGCATGCCACGTGCCTCGGAGCTGGGCCCAGTGGTGGGCCACATCCAGCTGGCGGCAACCACTGCAACGTGTGCTATGGGGCCTTGAGGGGATGCTTTACCTGCTGCTGGCGCTGATGCTGTGCCACGCTCTCTTCACCACTGGCTCCCACCTGCTAAGCTCCCTGTGGCCTGTTGTGGCTGCAGCGTGGCGCCACCTGCTGCCTGCCATCCTGCTGCTGGTGCTCAGTGCCCTCCCCGCCATGCTCTTCACCGCCTCCTTCCTGCTGCTTTTCTCCACACTGCTGAGCCTTGTGGGTCTCCTCGCTTCCATGTCTCACACTGGCCACACTCAGGACTTGGACCAATAG
- the C24H20orf141 gene encoding uncharacterized protein C20orf141 homolog: protein MTGLCLSGPQALAGPIPVSPRHLDAGKGSGSPVGPSVFLWGPSLAHLLDSALGLVAVGLAIRAVLFTAVPALLLLLLLVNFLAFDLLHGPTAPTLLQHRPLAGGPSQGAGEGPGQQGALLLTPVAVIRQVSLQDALLLLLLGLGLLLGAQGMPLALLGLAFCLHPWV from the exons ATGACCGGGCTCTGCTTATCCGGGCCCCAAGCCCTGGCAGGTCCGATTCCAGTCTCTCCCAGGCACCTGGATGCTGGAAAGGGGTCAGGCAGTCCAGTGGGTCCAAGTGTGTTCCTCtggggccctagcctggcccacCTCCTGGACAGTGCCCTAGGGCTGGTGGCCGTGGGGCTGGCAATTCGAGCAGTCCTTTTCACAGCTGTACCagcgctgctgctgctgctgctactggtCAATTTCCTTGCCTTTGATCTGCTCCACGG GCCCACAGCTCCCACCCTGCTGCAGCACAGGCCTCTGGCAGGGGGCCCGAGTCAGGGAGCCGGTGAAGGTCCAGGACAGCAGGGGGCTCTGCTTCTGACACCGGTCGCAGTCATAAGACAAGTCAGTCTCCAAGATGCGCTTCTACTGCTGCTTTTGGGCCTGGGTCTGCTCCTGGGGGCCCAGGGCATGCCCCTGGCCCTGCTTGGCCTGGCTTTCTGCCTCCACCCTTGGGTCTGA